DNA from Triplophysa dalaica isolate WHDGS20190420 chromosome 21, ASM1584641v1, whole genome shotgun sequence:
ATAATATTATCGACAATAGCCTATAGTAAGATATTTgactaatatatattttttatattttgtatgatAAAGACATATATTTTGATAAGTCtacttatttatatatatcaGATAAATAGATGTTCATGTGGAGAATATCACAGCATGTGTTGCTTATTTATGTGAGTTCATCTTGAAACAGGCATGTTAGCCGATAGTATGTCTGCCCAAAACTTTAGATCATGCCACAAGTGTTTTTGGGCCATCTTGGATTAAACATTACCTTCGACGTGGTTAGGAAACCTGATCCCCTTTTTGTCATATTATCAAGTTTTTCTCAATGAGAGATGATGATACAAAGCACCACACGTTTATCTGAGCCTGAATTCCTCAATTCTTTCATCTTTGTTTTGCAGACATCCGACATCATGCTGCAGTGTGGCAGAGATCATGTCTGTTCTGTTCTTCAACACTATGAAGTACAGGCCAGATGACCCCAAAAACCCCAACAATGACCGTTTCATCTTGTCCAAGGTGAGACTTTTGTCTACTTAGCTACAGGAGACTATATCACGGGACACCTGTTAACAGTGTTGATCATGTCTGGGCCTTCATTATTACTGATTTACAAAACTTGATTTACAGATGTAAGTGTTCTGTCCACAGGGTCATGCTGCACCTGTCCTCTTCTCTGTATGGCTGGAGATCGGCTATCTGAAGGAGTCTGAGCTCATGAGCATGTGTCAGGTGGACTCCATGCTGGAGGGACACCCCACACCTGTGAGTAGCGATACacactgatctgagatcagccGCCAATTCTGATTTGAAGTCGTGAGAAATATTGCTGTTTATGGAGTCAAAAATGATTGTTCATTGCTATCAATGACCAGCCGTTATTTTATGTAACATCAATGCGTGCATgggtgtgtttgacagaagcAGCAGTTTGTGGATGTGGCCACAGGCTCTTTGGGGCAAGGCCTGGGTGTCGCCTGTGGAATGGCCTATACAGCTAAATATTTTGACAAGTCCAGGTGAGACCATTAAGACACATAAATCCAAAGTAATCCTAGTAATCCAAagataatttattatttgataaaaGATTTGTTGACAAATAAATCGACTTTTTtccaaatacatatttatgctATTATTTAGTGCAGATTATTGATATCTGTTTCTATTAATATTGCAAAGTTATTTCATAAGTGTTGAGATGTAATGCCTATTCTTTAATTGGCCCCAAATTCGGCAAAAtatcaaagatattttaaatggtATATTTAATACATAGAAAAGAATATAACGATATAAATCACAAACATATTcgattttacacaaaattagaGCTAGTACACCTATTTggattatttacacatttgagGTTCAATATAAAttctttgtgtttgtatgtccATGTTAGAGCGTGTTGTGTATTTCAGGGGTGTGTCAGGGAGTTTGCACGACAAGCTTTGCTATCACGATTCTTCTGCTCTAATAATCATCCCCCCACggctatttttatatttcagataGAATCATGTTCTGGCATAAGCACACAATTCAATCCTAAAgtctttaataattttaattgtGTACAGCTAACTGATTTCTAATGTCTATAGTAAAAGTCTGTAAATCTGCCAGTGCAGAACATAATCACTAAGTgaagaaagacaaaacatgattaaaatgtTCTTAGCGATTGAATTTCTCTTCTCACTTGTGAAAGACAGTTGAACTGGTGAGACAAGAGATGTCAGTAGGTGTTAAGGAGGGAGGGGTGATGAGCTTTAACACATCAGCGAGcaagaagaaaaaagaagaatattcaaagagaaaaagagaaaaataacaattatttaaattgataatataattaatatatatatttatataggatacttaaaaaaatgtaatagaaAGTATAATATATTGgctaataaaaagaaatgagaaTATTTCTATAAATTGTTAAGGTTGACAACActgaaaatgctaaaatataccatgttttgatgtattttggaaaatattaatattataaaaagtaaaaagtgaCCCTAAATGTTTGATggataaaatcatattttacaatatatatatacaataaaataaagaatttaataatttaataaatacgGGTGCTATAgaaaatttttaaatgttgtaactGTTATTAATTTTAGGTGTTGTAATACTGTCATCTCTGTTATTTAGTTATCGTGTGTACTGCTTGCTGGGGGATGGAGAGATGTCTGAAGGTGCTGTATGGGAGGCCATGGCCTTTGCCTCATACTACCAGCTGGATAACCTGTTGGCCATATTAGATGTCAACCGCTTGGGCCAAAGTGATCCAGCACCCCTGCAGCACCACGTGGAGAAGTACCAGAGGCGCTGTGAAGCATTTGGGTGGGTATTGAGGTCAGGGGGAGGTTTACACCCCAGAAAAGATGCTTAGTAATCTCCATAGTGCCCTTGAGCAACTCCAGACTGAATGTCACATGACTGCTTGTGCAGCTCTTTCCTTCTTTGGAAATacgtttatttgtatttgaatacatgtttatttctaTACATGTTTACTTGCAGTTGGCATGCTATAATTGTGGATGGCCATAGTGTGGAAGAGCTGTGTAAAGCCCTCAGCCAACCACGCCACCAACCCATTGCCATCATCGCCAAAACCATCAAAGGAAAAGGCATTCCTGGTATATTTTAGTCTtctaatttttattaaaacacagaaCTGTCTATTCACGTACGTGAATTATATCTCCATTAAAACTCCACAGTGGCAGAAGATAAAATGGGATGGCACGGCAAGGTTCTGTCCAAAGACATAGCGGAGAGCGTTATGAGAGAGCTCCAGAGCCGCATCCTCAGCTGCAGCAAGCGAATGTACCCGGCTTCACCCATCGAGGATGCTCCACCCGTCAGCCTACGCAATGTTCGCATGCCCAGCGCTCCCAACTACAAACCTGGAGAGAAGGTAAGAGGTTTAGGGGGGGTTTATTGACATAGAGACTACATGACATAACTCATTGTTGTTCTCCTACAGATTGCCACATGTAAGGCATATGGAGTGGCGTTAGCCAAACTGGGACGTTACAATGAGCGACTGGTGGCAATGGATGTCGACACCAAAAATTTCACCTTCTCTGAAATATTTAAGAACGAACATCCTAACCGCTTCATCGAGTGCTTCAGCGCAGAACAGAACATGGTATGAGGTATTATTTAGGAGAAACAATATCTAAGACAACATTCAAAATGCTCTTTTCCCAAACAttttaagcttttttaaaacacaaacacacaaagttacctattttattgtttttgtacttcagaaattgcttttttaaattatttttatttttctattttttaaatacatttaatattcatttattatcaaggattattcataaaattattattaatactttttatatttaactttaattaataatgtaaatgatCTTGCCTCCGGTTGACTCCCAtggtagaaaaaaatactttataattttttttgttctgttgaacacaaaatattttgaagaatgtaggacagcaagcgttttttttcctactgttgGGGTCAATAGGTTACAAAATCTGTCCGGTTATaagcaatcttccaaatatctttctctgtgttcatcagaacaacatacatttgtacagatttggaacaacttgaaggcgagtaaatgatgacagagtttttgggtgaagtatcctcCCTTTAAAGGTTTTGAGAGCTAAACCTGCACAATAGACTAGTGAACAAAACATCACTAGACGAAgcgaaaataaacattttcggAAATTACCTGATAAAATCCCCCTCACAATGAAGAATTTGCTGCTAGTTGCATAAAACATTGGACGTCTATCTATAATGCAGCAGTGTAACGAGGAAGTGACCCACTTACGCTTGATTTTGCACCACACCCTGCTGAAGGGCCTCACCCGAGAAGCCCTGCAGAAAACCGTCTTCGCTTCTCATCTCATCAGCACATTCTCTATGATCCCGGCTGTATGCCAAATGCCAACATCATCATCGTTTCTTTTTGTACACAGGGAAGGTAAAATGATGGTGACTTGTTTGTCACGTTGTATTTTGTGTAATGGAAAGTGATCGTGACAGACATGTTGAAAAGCTGAATATTAATGATACAGCCAGAGGCCGTAACAATTTCTTCCACACCCTACTGCAATACTAATGCTAATAAGGAGATATAGACTGTACTAATAGATGTAAGCATGCATACTAATGCATTTGCACTGCAAGAtctcaaagaaaaaaatattttcaaatctaTGCTTAAGTGGCCAAATACTGTACTGTACGTACACAGGTAAAGGATTTCATTAGTTTATTGCTGTGATTATATTAAGCCACGTATAcatgtaattaaaaaatgtaaagctaCAGTATAAATGAAGCACATAAACATGTTGCTATCAATTCCAGGTTACTTTCTATATTGAATTTAAAAGCTCAAAATTTAATATTCACTTCTAGGAGGATTCTATAAAACataccctttaaaaaaaaacgatttgtGGCCCAGtactgtttcattttatttggtgAGCTGCATGGATTTAAGATAAGAAACAGGAAATCATAGTGTGTGTCAGTAATTCCTTTTATATGAACGATGAAATACAATTCCCGTCCATCTTTCATATTACAGcctacttaaagtgatagttgtcccaaatctcatctcatctcatccttaacctgtatgaatttatttcttacgcagaacacaaaagaagatattttgaaaaatgttgttaaccggaccccattcacttgcattggcatgtctttggaccaggggaggaaaccggagtaggGAGGGCTTTATGCTGagaaaattaatatatatagattttcaAAAAGGGGATTTAAGGGTCCATTTGGGAGGTATTGTTGTGTCTGTGTAAAATAAGTCATGGTGGTCTCGCAATGAGCAAGAAGAAGGTGTACTAAATGGGTTTGTCGAAGTATGTGCCGCATGCTTCCCTCCTGATCTAAGGGGCAAAAGAGGTGTGAAGAGTGAGCTCGTCTCTCACGTCCAAGGGCGGTGATATCATTGAAAGCTGTTTATATATTACCCGATCACATTCTGAAGTCAAAAGATATTGGAAAAATGTTTCTGTCTCCCACAGGTCAGTGTTGCCACAGGTTGTGCCGCTCGTGATCGAAACATTGTGTTCGCCAGCGGCTTGGCAACCTTCTTCTCCCGCGCATACGACCAGCTCCGCATGGCTGCCATTTCTGAGAGCAATATAAACCTCTGTGGCTCTCACTGCGGCCTGTCAGCTGGTAAAGAGTCTTTCTTTTGGTTTTACAAGAGACAAAAAAGAGACAGTCATATTAGACAATTGCGTTTAGGAtatgatttcagaaataaactcttcaaatatacccCTGCAGCTTATGACCGGTtgtgtggtccagggtcacatactgTAGATATAACATTCATATCCTAAATATAACactgtttaaaatcattttgcatGCTTAAATTCTGGTGTGACTGCAGTTTAATCGTCACCCAGAGTCTATGATACAGGTGCACTCACCAATCACATCTTTCTTTAAAATCCCCACCCACTATCCAGCACCAACCTTTTCATATTTCGAACAAATTTGGCAGCAATTCACCCCTTTTCCCTAACCTCTCtttctaatgtgttttattcttctGGATGTCTGGAGGTGGTGCGACTTTTAGCACTCTACCCCTTCTTCCTCTATCCCTCCCCCTGTGTATCTCGGTGTCCGGGTGACGTGGCATTCCTTCTGTTAGCACAGGTACACTGCATGCCACGTTGTCTTTCCACCTGCCCGCCTGTCTATCTGCTTCactgtttgcatgtgtgtacaCCTGCCTCACATACCTACCCTGTGATCTGaagaattatgtgtgtgtgtgttttacaggaGAGTATGGACCCGCTCACATGGGCCTGGAAGATGTGGCTATTTTTAGAGCTCTCCGGACTGCCACCATCTTCTACCCGAGTGACGGTGTGTCTACTGAAAAGGCTGTGGAGCTCGCAGCAAACACAAAGGTAACTGCCatattaatattacaaataGAGATCAAATAATGCACATTTACAAATACTTACTCAGAAATATCGGTGATAAATAATAATCAGATCGAAGACTTGAAAACCGCTTTCTTATAGTTCCATCCATGGGATATCTTATAGATAATGCGTTTAATAAATCTGatagatatttattaaattgtataaaatattacCTGACACACTCATAATATCTAAAACTAGGGCCGTTGCCCAATGAATTCAGGGTAACAATATTTTCATGATTTCACTAAATATTTCTTAAGTAATGAATTATGCTATTTGTCaaatttatctttaattttgtgtttatttggtcaataaatcaatctcaaaatacaaaaatgcaaGATTTTTAAGTCGTAGTATTAAAGGGGTGCTGAAAAGTTTACAATATTGTGTAGCTTTATCACAGTGTTGGATCGCTGTTTTGAATCACGGTTATTACAATTGTTGGTATGCTGTgagaaaacattattaaattagGAGTAATGGTAATGGTAATGTATGGTAaggttatttattttctttacttgtttattcaaaatattactgttttaataCCATGATATAAACACGAAATGATATTCAAATATTgagtttattgaaaaaaaaacttactttATGTGGTTCAAAAATCAATATGATTAAGTCAGTTTCCttgatgtatattttattttagggaATTTGCTATATTCGGACAATTCGTCCGGAGACATCAATCATTTACAACAGCAATGAAGACTTCCATGTTGGCCAGCTGAAGGTAAAAACAATCCCACATTGTGTTGCAAAAACCAGCAGTGATcgctaaaaataaatatgccatAAAATTATTGAAGTtgctttataatataattaaatctgatgaatatgaaaaaaaaagttcaaaacaACCTAGTAAAAAATGTCTATACAGTATGTTCAGCTTGTTGTTGcattattaataatgtaaagTGCCTGTGAATTTACTTCACCAGGTGGTTTACCAGAGTAAAGACGATCAGGTTACAGTGATCGCAGCAGGACTGACCCTACATGAAGCTCTGGCTGCTGCTGAGCAACTCAAGAAAGGTCTGATGGATTGCATTGTATGGTACCACCAGCAGAtgttaaaggatagttcacccaaaaattgactcacccttgagttgttggccaccactgact
Protein-coding regions in this window:
- the tkta gene encoding transketolase translates to MEDYHKPDQQTVQALRNIANRLRINSIKATTAVGSGHPTSCCSVAEIMSVLFFNTMKYRPDDPKNPNNDRFILSKGHAAPVLFSVWLEIGYLKESELMSMCQVDSMLEGHPTPKQQFVDVATGSLGQGLGVACGMAYTAKYFDKSSYRVYCLLGDGEMSEGAVWEAMAFASYYQLDNLLAILDVNRLGQSDPAPLQHHVEKYQRRCEAFGWHAIIVDGHSVEELCKALSQPRHQPIAIIAKTIKGKGIPVAEDKMGWHGKVLSKDIAESVMRELQSRILSCSKRMYPASPIEDAPPVSLRNVRMPSAPNYKPGEKIATCKAYGVALAKLGRYNERLVAMDVDTKNFTFSEIFKNEHPNRFIECFSAEQNMVSVATGCAARDRNIVFASGLATFFSRAYDQLRMAAISESNINLCGSHCGLSAGEYGPAHMGLEDVAIFRALRTATIFYPSDGVSTEKAVELAANTKGICYIRTIRPETSIIYNSNEDFHVGQLKVVYQSKDDQVTVIAAGLTLHEALAAAEQLKKERIHIRVIDPFTVKPLDAKTIIDHVRATRGRVITVEDHYYEGGLGDAVCSAIVNEPSFTLQRLAVAHVPRSGKTSDLLKIYAIDRDSITQTVRKMLSSSANAK